The proteins below come from a single Capricornis sumatraensis isolate serow.1 chromosome 14, serow.2, whole genome shotgun sequence genomic window:
- the TP73 gene encoding tumor protein p73 isoform X2 — MSQSTQPAAADEGATFQHLWSSLEPDSTYFDLPQPGQGNEEVAGGAEAGMDVFHLPGMTAPSQFNLLSSTMDQMSSRAASASPYTPEHAASVPTHSPYAQPSSTFDTMSPAPVIPSNTDYPGPHHFEVTFQQSSTAKSATWTYSPLLKKLYCQIAKTCPIQIKVSAPPPPGTAIRAMPVYKKAEHVTEVVKRCPNHELGRDFNEGQSAPASHLIRVEGNNLSQYVDDPVTGRQSVMVPYEPPQVGTEFTTILYNFMCNSSCVGGMNRRPILIIITLETRDGQVLGRRSFEGRICACPGRDRKADEDHYREQQALNESAAKSGAASKRAFKQSPPTVPALGTNVKKRRHGDDDLYYMHVRGRENFEILMKVKESLELMELVPQQLVDSYRQQQQQQQLLQRPSHLQPPSYGPVLSPMSKAHGAVNKLPSVNQLVGQPPPHGSAAGPNLGPMGPGILNNHSHTLPANGEMNGGPSSQSMVSGSHCTPPPPYHADPSLVSFLTGLGCPNCIEYFTSQGLQNIYHLQNLTIEDLGTLKIPDQYRMTIWRGLQDLKQSHDYGAQQLIRSSSNAATIAIGGSGELQRQRVMEAVHFRVRHTITIPNRGGPAGGAGPDEWADFGFDLPDCKSRKQSIKEEFTESETN; from the exons TCCCAGTTCAATTTGCTGAGCAGCACCATGGACCAGATGAGCAGCCGCGCGGCCTCGGCCAGCCCCTACACCCCGGAGCACGCCGCCAGCGTGCCCACCCACTCGCCCTACGCGCAGCCCAGCTCCACCTTCGACACCATGTCACCCGCACCCGTCATCCCCTCCAACACCGACTACCCTGGCCCCCACCACTTCGAGGTGACCTTCCAGCAGTCGAGCACAGCCAAGTCAGCCACCTGGACG TACTCCCCGCTGCTGAAGAAGCTCTACTGCCAAATCGCCAAGACGTGCCCCATCCAGATCAAGGTGTCTGCCCCGCCGCCCCCAGGCACCGCCATCCGCGCCATGCCTGTCTATAAGAAGGCGGAACATGTGACCGAGGTTGTGAAGCGCTGCCCCAACCACGAGCTCGGTCGGGACTTCAATGAAG GACAGTCCGCTCCCGCCAGCCACCTCATCCGCGTGGAGGGCAACAACCTCTCGCAGTACGTGGACGACCCAGTCACCGGCCGGCAGAGCGTCATGGTGCCCTATGAGCCCCCGCAG GTGGGAACAGAGTTCACCACCATCCTGTACAACTTCATGTGCAACAGCAGCTGTGTTGGGGGCATGAACCGGCGGCCCATCCTCATCATCATCACCCTGGAGACGCGGGA CGGACAGGTGCTGGGCCGCCGGTCTTTCGAGGGCCGCATCTGTGCCTGTCCTGGCCGAGACCGCAAAGCAGATGAAGACCACTACCGTGAGCAGCAGGCCCTCAACGAGAGTGCTGCCAAGAGCGGGGCTGCCAGCAAGCGTG CCTTCAAGCAGAGCCCCCCTACTGTTCCTGCCCTGGGCACCAACGTGAAGAAGAGGCGGCATGGTGACGATGACTTGTACTACATGCAC GTGCGGGGCCGGGAGAACTTTGAGATCCTGATGAAGGTCAAGGAGAGCCTGGAGCTGATGGAGCTGGTGCCCCAGCAGCTGGTGGACTCCTaccggcagcagcagcagcagcagcagctcctgcagaGGCC GAGCCACCTTCAGCCTCCATCGTATGGGCCTGTCCTCTCGCCCATGAGCAAAGCACACGGGGCCGTCAACAAGCTGCCCTCAGTCAACCAGCTGGTGGGCCAGCCTCCCCCGCATGGCTCAGCGGCTGGGCCCAACCTGGGACCCATGG GCCCCGGGATACTCAACAACCACAGCCACACCCTGCCGGCCAACGGGGAGATGAATGGTGGCCCCAGCTCCCAGTCCATGGTCTCGGGGTCCCACTGTACCCCGCCACCCCCCTACCATGCTGACCCCAGCCTGGTCAG TTTTCTAACAGGATTGGGGTGTCCAAACTGCATCGAGTATTTCACCTCCCAGGGCTTACAGAACATTTACCACCTACAGAACCTGACGATAGAG GACCTGGGGACCCTGAAGATCCCCGACCAGTACCGCATGACCATCTGGAGGGGCCTCCAGGACCTGAAGCAGAGCCACGACTACGGTGCCCAGCAGCTGATCCGCTCCAGCAGCAACGCGGCCACCATCGCCATCGGGGGCTCGGGGGAACTTCAGCGCCAGCGGGTCATGGAGGCTGTGCACTTCCGCGTGCGCCACACCATCACCATCCCCAACCGCGGGGGGCCCGCCGGGGGCGCGGGGCCCGACGAGTGGGCAGACTTCGGCTTCGACCTCCCAGACTGCAAGTCCCGCAAACAGTCAATTAAAGAGGAGTTCACGGAGAGCGAGACCAACT
- the TP73 gene encoding tumor protein p73 isoform X1, which yields MSQSTQPAAADEGATFQHLWSSLEPDSTYFDLPQPGQGNEEVAGGAEAGMDVFHLPGMTAPVMSQFNLLSSTMDQMSSRAASASPYTPEHAASVPTHSPYAQPSSTFDTMSPAPVIPSNTDYPGPHHFEVTFQQSSTAKSATWTYSPLLKKLYCQIAKTCPIQIKVSAPPPPGTAIRAMPVYKKAEHVTEVVKRCPNHELGRDFNEGQSAPASHLIRVEGNNLSQYVDDPVTGRQSVMVPYEPPQVGTEFTTILYNFMCNSSCVGGMNRRPILIIITLETRDGQVLGRRSFEGRICACPGRDRKADEDHYREQQALNESAAKSGAASKRAFKQSPPTVPALGTNVKKRRHGDDDLYYMHVRGRENFEILMKVKESLELMELVPQQLVDSYRQQQQQQQLLQRPSHLQPPSYGPVLSPMSKAHGAVNKLPSVNQLVGQPPPHGSAAGPNLGPMGPGILNNHSHTLPANGEMNGGPSSQSMVSGSHCTPPPPYHADPSLVSFLTGLGCPNCIEYFTSQGLQNIYHLQNLTIEDLGTLKIPDQYRMTIWRGLQDLKQSHDYGAQQLIRSSSNAATIAIGGSGELQRQRVMEAVHFRVRHTITIPNRGGPAGGAGPDEWADFGFDLPDCKSRKQSIKEEFTESETN from the exons TCCCAGTTCAATTTGCTGAGCAGCACCATGGACCAGATGAGCAGCCGCGCGGCCTCGGCCAGCCCCTACACCCCGGAGCACGCCGCCAGCGTGCCCACCCACTCGCCCTACGCGCAGCCCAGCTCCACCTTCGACACCATGTCACCCGCACCCGTCATCCCCTCCAACACCGACTACCCTGGCCCCCACCACTTCGAGGTGACCTTCCAGCAGTCGAGCACAGCCAAGTCAGCCACCTGGACG TACTCCCCGCTGCTGAAGAAGCTCTACTGCCAAATCGCCAAGACGTGCCCCATCCAGATCAAGGTGTCTGCCCCGCCGCCCCCAGGCACCGCCATCCGCGCCATGCCTGTCTATAAGAAGGCGGAACATGTGACCGAGGTTGTGAAGCGCTGCCCCAACCACGAGCTCGGTCGGGACTTCAATGAAG GACAGTCCGCTCCCGCCAGCCACCTCATCCGCGTGGAGGGCAACAACCTCTCGCAGTACGTGGACGACCCAGTCACCGGCCGGCAGAGCGTCATGGTGCCCTATGAGCCCCCGCAG GTGGGAACAGAGTTCACCACCATCCTGTACAACTTCATGTGCAACAGCAGCTGTGTTGGGGGCATGAACCGGCGGCCCATCCTCATCATCATCACCCTGGAGACGCGGGA CGGACAGGTGCTGGGCCGCCGGTCTTTCGAGGGCCGCATCTGTGCCTGTCCTGGCCGAGACCGCAAAGCAGATGAAGACCACTACCGTGAGCAGCAGGCCCTCAACGAGAGTGCTGCCAAGAGCGGGGCTGCCAGCAAGCGTG CCTTCAAGCAGAGCCCCCCTACTGTTCCTGCCCTGGGCACCAACGTGAAGAAGAGGCGGCATGGTGACGATGACTTGTACTACATGCAC GTGCGGGGCCGGGAGAACTTTGAGATCCTGATGAAGGTCAAGGAGAGCCTGGAGCTGATGGAGCTGGTGCCCCAGCAGCTGGTGGACTCCTaccggcagcagcagcagcagcagcagctcctgcagaGGCC GAGCCACCTTCAGCCTCCATCGTATGGGCCTGTCCTCTCGCCCATGAGCAAAGCACACGGGGCCGTCAACAAGCTGCCCTCAGTCAACCAGCTGGTGGGCCAGCCTCCCCCGCATGGCTCAGCGGCTGGGCCCAACCTGGGACCCATGG GCCCCGGGATACTCAACAACCACAGCCACACCCTGCCGGCCAACGGGGAGATGAATGGTGGCCCCAGCTCCCAGTCCATGGTCTCGGGGTCCCACTGTACCCCGCCACCCCCCTACCATGCTGACCCCAGCCTGGTCAG TTTTCTAACAGGATTGGGGTGTCCAAACTGCATCGAGTATTTCACCTCCCAGGGCTTACAGAACATTTACCACCTACAGAACCTGACGATAGAG GACCTGGGGACCCTGAAGATCCCCGACCAGTACCGCATGACCATCTGGAGGGGCCTCCAGGACCTGAAGCAGAGCCACGACTACGGTGCCCAGCAGCTGATCCGCTCCAGCAGCAACGCGGCCACCATCGCCATCGGGGGCTCGGGGGAACTTCAGCGCCAGCGGGTCATGGAGGCTGTGCACTTCCGCGTGCGCCACACCATCACCATCCCCAACCGCGGGGGGCCCGCCGGGGGCGCGGGGCCCGACGAGTGGGCAGACTTCGGCTTCGACCTCCCAGACTGCAAGTCCCGCAAACAGTCAATTAAAGAGGAGTTCACGGAGAGCGAGACCAACT